CCCAAAACTCCTGGTTCCCTTTCGGACTGACATAACACTTGGGGCAGCCATGCCAGAAACAACCATCAACAAACACCGCGACCCTCGCCTTCCGAAACACAAAATCGGGCCGCACCTTCAACCTCTGCTCCTGTGAATCTTTTTTGGGTGTTTTGATTTCAAGATGTCGTCTCCAACCAGTAACGCCAAGTTCCTTGAAAACCCCCATCATCTTCAATTCCGTATCCTTGTTGCCCCGCGACCGGATGCGCGATCCTCTCAACTTTATCGACCTCTTCTGTGGCATAGGCGGATTCCGCATCGCCTTCGAGAAAGCCGGTGGAAAGTGCGTCTTTTCAAGCGACTACGACAAGTTCAGCCAACAAACCTACGAGGCGAACTTCGGGGAGCGCCCGCACGGCGACATCAATCAGGTGAAGGTCGGAGACATCCCCCAGCATGACATCCTTTGTGCCGGGTTCCCTTGCCAGCCGTTCAGCATCGCAGGAGTCTCCAAAAAGAACAGCCTCGGGCGCTTGCATGGCTTCGACCACGTGAAGCAGGGCAACCTGTTTTTCTCCATCGCGGACATCCTCGATCACCACCGCCCGGCGGCCTTCGTCTTGGAGAACGTCAAGAACCTCAAAGGGCACGACAAGGGCAGGGCGTTCGCCGTCATTAAGGACACGTTGGAAAAGGCACTAGACTACACCATCTACACGTAGATCATCAATGCGAAATCCGTCGTGCCGCAGCACCGCGAAAGGATCTTTTATCATCGGATTTAACGAGAAACGTGATTTCGATCTCTGTCATTGCCCGCAACGATACTGTCTTTTCGCTGATCCAACTCCAGAACAAATTCTTGGCAGTTGACCGCATCATCAAATTCACGTTCACCGTCCAGAAACTCCTGTAGGCGGGTAATCATGCAATCGGCAATCTCGCGTTGCGCTTCCAACTCTGAGCCGAAAACCACATATCCATCTTCATCTTTGACCAACGGCACCGCCTCGTCGAGATGTGTGTTGATACAAATGCAGAAAACGGAAGCTACGTCAGTGTCGTTAGCTGGATTGTATCTCATGATTGCTGGGACTGTATAGCCAGGTGAAAGACACATGACAACACGAAATTTAAGCATGCATCAGGAAGCGTCATGAGATCAAAATCCATCGTGGCATCTGGAAATTTGTGGACCAGGAAGGAGCTGCTAATCCTCCTCAATATTTATCACAAACTGCGCTTTGGTCAGATCGATCACCGTCAGCCTGTAATCATTGACCTTGCCGAGCGCATAGGACGCACTCCCAACGCAGTGGCAATGAAGCTTCTCAACCTCGCCTCGGGTGACCCCGTTCAGCAGATACGTGGCGTCGTCGGCCTCAAAGGCGCCAGCAAGTTAGACCGCGAAATCTGGGACGAATTTCATTCAAACGCAGTTGCGATGGTTGCGTTAAGCCAGGAGTATTTCGATGATCTATTCGTCGAAGCCGAGGATGAAACCACAGAAGTTATCGCCGGCACCGGCATACGCCGAGTCCCTAAAGCACCCAATGGCGCTACCGAAGCAACGAGCTTTTCAAAACAACGGCGCGGGCAGGGTTATTTTAGGGATGTCGTGTTAAACAATTACGACAATCGATGCGCTCTCACCGGACTTCCCGTTCGCGAACTTCTCATCGCCTCTCACATATTGCCTTGGCATGCTCATGAGGCAGAACGCATCGACGTGCGAAACGGCATTTCCCTCAACCGTCTCCACGACGCGGCGTTTGACCAAGGGTTCATAACCTTCGATGACGAACTGCGCCTTGTCCTGTCAAAACGCCTTTTGAACTTCCTGCCAGCTGCCGCCATCGTTACATCTTTCGAAGCTCTCATCAGCCAGCCACTTCAAATACCAAAAGACGCAATTCCACCAGATTTGGATTTCTTGAGGAGGCATAGGAAACGGTTTCAGTTCGACTAAAGCCAATTTCAGCAACCCCTATCGAAAAAAGTCTTCCTATCGATTTGGTTCGCCCTTTCCTATCTCGAACCCGGCCTCCATCCAGACGGATATGAATGCGAAGACTCCGGCTGGACGGAGGAGATGAAACCCTATGCCGCCGAGGCATGGAGACGAAGCGAGCGTGGGGAGCTGGATGACAATGAACTCTACCCCTCTGATGCGCAGTGGGCTGGACTCCACGACCGAATGACGACGCACACTCCAGAGGAAACGTATTTCCGGCAACGCATCGCGGCGCGCACCAAATGAAGTGTTGATGGCACACTGATCCACATCCAGGTCGGCAACCTGAACGGCTCCGTATTTTGCAATTGTTTGCCACCTCCACTGGTGACACATTTCACCAAGGGAGGCGATTGACAGCTCAACCAACAGCACATGCAGCGACGGCCTTCCTTAAGAGACCCCAGGCCGGTCAGTGTCGGCGGACCTGTTCAGGCAATTACCGCAGAAGATCATCTGCTCGGAGGCATGCTCCATCACGCCCGGGATTTCGGTCGCAAACGCCTGCTGGACACCAGGCTGGCAGCGACATTTCACAGCGCTGGCGTGAAGCGGATCGTGACCACTAACGAGCGGGACTTCAAAGTGCCGGGTGCACCCAAGCTGAAGCCTCCACAGCCACAGAACAAGTCAATGAAGGTGGAGGCCGGTGGCGAATCCATCACAACTCCACTCCTTCTGTGAGCTGCTTTAACGAGACCCCAAGTGCCTTCGCCAGCCGGAGCAGCGACAATAAACTTGGGTTGCGCAATCCACGTTCGATTCCTGAAATGTAGGTGATGTCCAATTTGGCCCGCTCAGCAAGCTGCTCTTGGGTCAGATCTTGGGTTTCGCGTAGGTTTCTAACATGAATTCCAAATTTACTCAGAACTGGATCGGGCGAGGGCATCCTCTTATCTTGCCTAATCCTGCCCCTTAAAATCTATGGACGATCGTCCATATTTAATAGACTTCAAAATGGCGGCAATGATTGACTGGCCGGAACCACTTTCATCAAATCATGCCACAGGATGCGCCCCCCTTCTGGACAAACGAGGTGCGATACATTAATCTCAATGTATGAAAACCATAACCATCAATGTATCTGAGCCGGTTTATGAAGATTTTCAGGAGTATGCTCGGAAGACAGATCGGAAAGCCTCGGAGTTGATCCGGGAGGCGATGGAGAGCTTCCGGCAACTGCACATGCAGCGACGGACTTCCCTAAGAGACCGGAGGCCAGTCAGTGTCGGAGGGCCGATTCAGGCCATTAGCGCAGAAGACGATCTATTGGGAGACATGCTCGATGACGCACGGGATTGATACGGACTTCCTGGTCGCGGCTGAGGTGACGGATCATCCGTTTCACCGCGAGGCAGACGCTTTGCTGCAATCGTTGCTAAACGACGGTCATGATCTGGCGCTGGCACCGCAGACCCTGGCGGAGTTTATCCACATCGTGACCGACGGTAAGCGGATGCCGCAGCCACTCACCACGGCAGCGGCGATCAGCCGGGCAGAGCACTGGTGGGAGGCCGCAGAGGTAATGCGGGTATTTCCCGATGACCAAACGGTGACAAACTTTCTCGCCTGGTTGACACGCTACCAACTCGGTCGCAAACGTCTGCTGGAAACCATGCTGGCGGCGACGTTTCACAGCGCTGGCGTGAAGCGGATCATAACCAATAACGAGCGGGACTTCAAAGTGCTGGGAGCCTTCGATTTCGTGACTTTCCGACCATGAACGCCAACCCTCCCTCCAGAGGATCGATGCCCGGCTGAAGACTGGCGGCATCACGGCGTTCATCCCACCTCCCAGCCCCAACCGCCCCCAACTGACCTTCCCCTGCAAAAAACCCCCTCGTCGGCCCTTACTACTAAGCCGACCCCATGTCCCGCCTCGTCCTGTCTCTCATCGCCACCACCCTGCTAGCGGCAACTCATGCCGCCGAACCACCCCCGGCCACGCTGCCCTTCGACCCCGAAACCATCAGCCGACTCAGTCTCGATGGCAAACCCCGCTCCCTCGCCATCCGCCAAGGCGACAACACCTGGCTTGGCTACGACCTCGAACGCGCCACCATTTTCAGAACGTGGCAGGCTCCCAAAGGCAAATCCGGTCTCATAAAAAAGGACTTCACCACCAAATCCACAGGCACCTCGTGGTTCAAAGACGATTCCGACACCCCTTGGAAACTCCAGCGCGGCGACTCCACCCTGCCACTGCAAATCCGCTACCTCGGCTGCTCCCATCGTCAAGACCACATCGAACTGCGCTGGGAACTGCGCCACGACACCCACATCATCAACCTCCACGAACGCATCCCCCTCGCCGCCGCACCTGCATCGGATCGTGTCCTGCGCGAACTCCGCGCCACCCCCCTCGCCGCCAACGAATCCCTGCTACCCCCATTCGACACCACATGGACCTGGTCCCCATCTTCCTCGCCCGCAATCACCGGCACCGACTGGCACCGACTCACCCTCACCAAACCATGAAGACCGCCGCCCTGCTCCTTCTCTTCCTGCTGAGCGGCACCCTCACCGCATCCGAGCCATCCGCCACCCTCGACCTCCCCGCCACCAACATCTTCTCCAAAGGCCCCAACACCTACACCGGCGACATCCTCAACATCACCCGCGGCCGCGGTGCCATCATCGGCTGGTATATCCAGGCCGCCAAAGCCGAAGACGTCCAGGTCTCCATCGAATACGCCAGCGCCCGCCCCCTCAACCAGGCCTATCAACTCTCCTTCGACGGCCACGACCACTTCTGGAACGTCCCCCCAACCGCCGATCCCAATCCCGACTCCGACAACAACAACCACCTCACCCACGCCGACCTCGGCACCTTCCAGGTCCGCCCCGGCCTCCCCCTCCTCATCCTCCTCGTGCCCCCCTCCGGCACCAAATACCAACACCCCGTTCGCTTCCGCAAACTCATCCTCAAAGGCCACACCCCCGGCAACCTCACCCTCATCCCCAACCTCCAGGAACCCCCCGCCCCCACCGCCACCCCCGGCTTCGGCGAAAAACTCAACGCCCTCCACCCCGCCCTCGAATACCTCGACCTCGCCACCCCCGACCTCACCCTGCGCATCAGCGGCATGGCCCTGCGCAGCCCCACCGAACTCCTCTTCACCACCTGGGAAGGCGACCTCTACTCCCTCGATCTTGATACCCTTTCAAGTGAGCCCCCCCCACCCATCCGCCACATCGCCCAGGGCCTCTCCGAACCCATGGGCCTCGCCACCACCAACGACCGCATCTTCGTCACCGAAAAAAACGAAGTCACCGAACTCCTCGACCACGACAACGACGGCCTCTTCGAAACCTACCGCTGCCTCGCCCACGACTGGCCCGCCACCATGGACTACCACGAATACCTCTTCGGCGCCGTCATCAAAGACTCCCACCTCTACTTCTCCTCCAGCGTCGGCATGGCCGCCCGCGGCAAAGACAACTACCAGGCCCCCCTGCGCGGCAGCGCGATTGCAGTCCACATCGACACCGGCAAAACCGACATCATTGCCGGCGGCCTGCGCACCCCCGACGGCATCGGACTCGGCCCGAACGACTCCATCCTCATCACCGACAACCAGGGCGAATGGCTCCCCGCCAACAAACTCATCCACCTTCAAAAAGGCGCCCACTACCAGTTCCGCAGCATCCCCCCCTGGCATCCCCTCGACCAACTTCAATCACCCACCCCGCCAGCCGTCTGGCTCCCCCAAGGCGAAATCGCCAGCTCCCCCACCGAACCCATCCTCCTCCCCTCCACCTGGGGACCCTACGCCAACCACGTCCTCTTCGGCGACGCCACCTTCGGCGGGCTGCAACGCGTCTTCCTCGAAGAAGTCGACGGCATCATGCAAGGAGCCGTCTTCCCCTTTTCCCAAGGCTTCCGCCACCTCTTCCACCGCTTCGCATTTGGCCCCAACGGCGACCTCTACGCCGGCGGCATCGCCCGCGGCCAGGACCAGGAATTCATCAAACGCGTCAGCGGACTCAGCCGCATCCGCTACAACGGTAAACCCGTCTTCGAACCCCTCGCCGCCCGCCTTAAGGCAAACGGACTCGAAATCGAATTCACCCAACCTCTCGCCCAAGACCACGGCTGGAACCCCGCCGGCTACCATGTCTCCCAATGGGGCTACCAGGGCACCCAAACTTACGGCGGCCAAAAAGTCCGACCGCGCATCGCCGAAGTCCGCTCCGCCACCGTCTCCACCGACCGACGCCGCGTCTTCATTGAACTCCCCGGCCTCACCCTCAACGAAGTCATCCACGTCCGCCTCCCTACCAGCCTCCCCTCCGAATCCGGACTCCCCCTCTGGACTGGCGACCTCTGGTATACCGTCAACCAAATCCCCAAAAACCTCCCCGGCGAAATCCGCCCCGCTCCGGCCCACACCAACGCCACCACCACCCCCTTCTTCCAATTCTCCAAAACCGACACCGGCCGCGTCCTCTACCAAAACTTCTGCTCCACCTGCCACAGCCTCGACAGCACCCCCCTCGCCGGCCCCACCCTCCATGGCCTCATCGGCTCCACCCGAAAAGTTCGCGACACCACCGGCAAAACCCGCGAGATCAAAGCCGACGCCACCTACCTCCGCCAGTCCATCCTCGAACCCAACACCCTCCTCAGCGACGGCTACCCCGAAAATCTCATGCCCCCCATCGGCGCCATCCTCACCCCCGATCAGCTCGACGCCCTAATCGACTACATCATCAAAGCCTCCAAGAAAAAGTAATCAGCCCACTCCGCATTCCGCACTCCTTCACGCCCCCAACTAAGAACCAAGAACCAAGAACCAAGAACCAAGAACCAAGAACCAAGAACCAAGAACTTTTTCTCATGACCCTTAAAACCACACTCGCCACCACAATCCTCCTCCTCCTAACTCCCCTCCTCGCCCCAGCCCTCGAACTCGACCCCGCCGAAAAAACCCTCGGCTTCACCCCCCTCTTCGACGGCAAAACCTTCACCGGCTGGACCCACAGAGGCAACTGGGAAATCGAAGACAACACCTTCGTCCGCAAACGCTCCGGCGGCTCCCTCATCTATGACGCCAACACCGTCCCTGACGACTTCGAACTCCGCTTCGAATGGAAGGTCACCGAACTCTGCAACAGCGGCCTCTACTACCGACCCGGCCAGGTGGAATACCAAATCCTCGACGACGCCCATCCCGTCTATGGAGCCAACCCTCGCCAGTCCGCCGCCTCCCTCTTCTTCTGCATGCCCCCCAAAAAACGCGCCACCCGCCCTGTCGGCGAATGGAACACTGCCCGCATCATCTGCAAAGGCACCGTCATCGAACACTGGCTCAACGAAGAACGCGTCATCTCCTTCGACTACACCGACCCCAAATGGGCCAAAGAAGTCGAAATCCTCCGCATCCGCGGCGGCGACCTCACCGGACGCGGCAGCAAATTTTCTCTTCAGGACCACGGCCAGGAAGTCGCCTTCCGCCACCTCCGCCTGCGCACCATTCCTCAGGACGAAGAACTCATCCCTGACCCCACCTTCGAACCCCTCCCTGTGACCGGTGAAGCCCTGGAAAAAGAAAACGCCCGCATCCGCAGCATGCAAAAAAAGTAAGCCTGCCCCCCGTGACACAGGCTTGTAGCCCATAAGCATATACCTAAAGGTTGAAGTATGCATTGAGCTGGCTATGTTGGCTGATGCAACCGCGAACTTTGGTCGAGGATGAGTGGGAGGTGCTGCGGCACTTTCTTCCTGAAAACTTGGATGAAGATGCCCGGCTTCACGGTGCAATGCGCCGACGGCGAGGTCAGATCACATCGGC
The genomic region above belongs to Phragmitibacter flavus and contains:
- a CDS encoding very short patch repair endonuclease; the protein is MMGVFKELGVTGWRRHLEIKTPKKDSQEQRLKVRPDFVFRKARVAVFVDGCFWHGCPKCYVSPKGNQEFWDTKKATNAARDRKVNRILKAAGWKVVRVWEHELKRVNEKRLRLRLRRVFPEGGVGGRREVGGW
- a CDS encoding HNH endonuclease, translating into MRSKSIVASGNLWTRKELLILLNIYHKLRFGQIDHRQPVIIDLAERIGRTPNAVAMKLLNLASGDPVQQIRGVVGLKGASKLDREIWDEFHSNAVAMVALSQEYFDDLFVEAEDETTEVIAGTGIRRVPKAPNGATEATSFSKQRRGQGYFRDVVLNNYDNRCALTGLPVRELLIASHILPWHAHEAERIDVRNGISLNRLHDAAFDQGFITFDDELRLVLSKRLLNFLPAAAIVTSFEALISQPLQIPKDAIPPDLDFLRRHRKRFQFD
- a CDS encoding helix-turn-helix domain-containing protein, with the protein product MPSPDPVLSKFGIHVRNLRETQDLTQEQLAERAKLDITYISGIERGLRNPSLLSLLRLAKALGVSLKQLTEGVEL
- a CDS encoding type II toxin-antitoxin system VapC family toxin codes for the protein MTHGIDTDFLVAAEVTDHPFHREADALLQSLLNDGHDLALAPQTLAEFIHIVTDGKRMPQPLTTAAAISRAEHWWEAAEVMRVFPDDQTVTNFLAWLTRYQLGRKRLLETMLAATFHSAGVKRIITNNERDFKVLGAFDFVTFRP
- a CDS encoding c-type cytochrome; this translates as MDLVPIFLARNHRHRLAPTHPHQTMKTAALLLLFLLSGTLTASEPSATLDLPATNIFSKGPNTYTGDILNITRGRGAIIGWYIQAAKAEDVQVSIEYASARPLNQAYQLSFDGHDHFWNVPPTADPNPDSDNNNHLTHADLGTFQVRPGLPLLILLVPPSGTKYQHPVRFRKLILKGHTPGNLTLIPNLQEPPAPTATPGFGEKLNALHPALEYLDLATPDLTLRISGMALRSPTELLFTTWEGDLYSLDLDTLSSEPPPPIRHIAQGLSEPMGLATTNDRIFVTEKNEVTELLDHDNDGLFETYRCLAHDWPATMDYHEYLFGAVIKDSHLYFSSSVGMAARGKDNYQAPLRGSAIAVHIDTGKTDIIAGGLRTPDGIGLGPNDSILITDNQGEWLPANKLIHLQKGAHYQFRSIPPWHPLDQLQSPTPPAVWLPQGEIASSPTEPILLPSTWGPYANHVLFGDATFGGLQRVFLEEVDGIMQGAVFPFSQGFRHLFHRFAFGPNGDLYAGGIARGQDQEFIKRVSGLSRIRYNGKPVFEPLAARLKANGLEIEFTQPLAQDHGWNPAGYHVSQWGYQGTQTYGGQKVRPRIAEVRSATVSTDRRRVFIELPGLTLNEVIHVRLPTSLPSESGLPLWTGDLWYTVNQIPKNLPGEIRPAPAHTNATTTPFFQFSKTDTGRVLYQNFCSTCHSLDSTPLAGPTLHGLIGSTRKVRDTTGKTREIKADATYLRQSILEPNTLLSDGYPENLMPPIGAILTPDQLDALIDYIIKASKKK
- a CDS encoding 3-keto-disaccharide hydrolase encodes the protein MTLKTTLATTILLLLTPLLAPALELDPAEKTLGFTPLFDGKTFTGWTHRGNWEIEDNTFVRKRSGGSLIYDANTVPDDFELRFEWKVTELCNSGLYYRPGQVEYQILDDAHPVYGANPRQSAASLFFCMPPKKRATRPVGEWNTARIICKGTVIEHWLNEERVISFDYTDPKWAKEVEILRIRGGDLTGRGSKFSLQDHGQEVAFRHLRLRTIPQDEELIPDPTFEPLPVTGEALEKENARIRSMQKK